A window from Streptomyces subrutilus encodes these proteins:
- a CDS encoding SagB family peptide dehydrogenase: MTSTSTLPGEAPPASAASGTYTLTSRLARGGAFRDGQLTTRYGAVRLGALTPGAEAALRALGEDDHDEAAIGALIVAHDGETGLLRWHILRSRLEAAGLVEHAVAGPDGAAVARLVTVGRGATTLKPAPRGPVRLSRHALLSPAEGTLALRAPGSPLAVELGAGATALLPLLTTWTREAPAPLVRLLATAGALAPGGPDADPQAEERGSVQWHPLDLAFHARTRVPASAPGYGGTYRHRERFGPEPVAAPAADGPRVALPVPDLEAIAARDLSLTEAIEQRTSTRAHDPEHPLTLAQLAELLYRTVRIRGTFTGSDGQELADRPLPSGGAVHELEVYPLVTRCEGLEPGLYRYAPDRHELERVGAPGPATATLVKEARGGTMMDGDPQVVLLVAARFGRVMWKYETVAYPLILKHVGVLYQTVYLVATAMGLAVCGLGGGDTSAFAAATGRDPLLEGTVGELVIGSRPAGPAATDTDTAAATAAATGAAAAPAAERATEPAAADF, translated from the coding sequence ATGACCAGTACGAGCACACTCCCGGGCGAGGCGCCGCCGGCGTCCGCGGCGTCCGGCACGTACACCCTGACCAGCCGACTGGCCCGGGGCGGCGCCTTCCGGGACGGGCAGCTCACCACCCGCTACGGCGCCGTGCGCCTGGGCGCCCTCACCCCGGGCGCCGAGGCCGCGCTGCGCGCCCTCGGCGAGGACGACCACGACGAGGCCGCGATCGGCGCGCTCATCGTGGCCCACGACGGCGAAACGGGCCTGCTGCGCTGGCACATCCTGCGCTCCAGGCTCGAAGCCGCGGGCCTCGTCGAGCACGCGGTGGCCGGCCCGGACGGTGCCGCCGTCGCCCGCCTGGTGACCGTCGGCCGCGGCGCCACCACCCTCAAGCCCGCCCCGCGCGGCCCCGTACGGCTGAGCCGGCACGCCCTGCTGTCGCCCGCCGAGGGCACCCTCGCGCTGCGCGCCCCCGGCAGCCCGCTCGCCGTGGAACTGGGCGCCGGCGCCACCGCCCTGCTCCCGCTGCTGACCACCTGGACGCGAGAGGCCCCCGCCCCGCTGGTGCGGCTGCTCGCCACCGCCGGCGCGCTGGCCCCCGGCGGCCCCGACGCCGACCCGCAGGCCGAGGAGCGCGGCAGCGTCCAGTGGCACCCGCTCGACCTCGCCTTCCACGCCCGCACCCGCGTCCCGGCCTCCGCGCCCGGCTACGGCGGCACCTACCGGCACAGGGAGCGCTTCGGCCCCGAGCCGGTCGCGGCGCCCGCCGCCGACGGCCCGCGCGTGGCCCTGCCCGTGCCCGACCTCGAAGCCATCGCCGCCCGGGACCTGAGCCTCACCGAGGCCATCGAGCAGCGCACCTCCACCCGCGCGCACGACCCCGAGCACCCGCTGACGCTGGCCCAGCTCGCCGAGCTGCTCTACCGGACCGTCCGCATCCGCGGCACGTTCACCGGAAGCGACGGCCAGGAACTCGCCGACCGCCCGCTGCCCAGCGGCGGAGCCGTGCACGAGCTGGAGGTCTACCCGCTGGTCACGCGCTGCGAGGGGCTGGAGCCGGGGCTCTACCGGTACGCGCCCGACCGGCACGAACTGGAGCGGGTCGGCGCGCCGGGCCCGGCCACCGCGACCCTGGTCAAGGAGGCCCGCGGCGGCACGATGATGGACGGGGACCCGCAGGTCGTGCTGCTGGTGGCCGCCCGCTTCGGCCGTGTGATGTGGAAGTACGAGACGGTCGCCTACCCGCTGATCCTCAAGCACGTCGGCGTGCTCTACCAGACCGTCTACCTGGTGGCCACCGCCATGGGCCTGGCCGTGTGCGGACTGGGCGGCGGCGACACCAGCGCGTTCGCCGCCGCCACCGGCCGCGACCCGCTGCTGGAGGGCACCGTCGGCGAGCTCGTCATCGGCAGCCGCCCGGCCGGGCCGGCCGCCACGGACACGGACACGGCCGCCGCCACCGCCGCCGCCACCGGAGCCGCCGCGGCCCCGGCCGCCGAGCGCGCCACCGAGCCCGCCGCAGCGGACTTCTGA
- a CDS encoding HlyD family efflux transporter periplasmic adaptor subunit produces the protein MKFRYQALQRKREPDELDAAVMLAAPRGWIAVFVVLIVMVGACVWAVLARLDVTVSAPGVLTHPGGTSQVQSPYTGMAQDLLVRPADEVRAGQPVARLADPSGEIRTITSPFAGKIISATLTTGQFVPAGATVATVERTDLPGDRLVALVFVPADRAARLVPGRPVDLNVSTAPPAVYGLLRGTVTRVDPYPLTREGLAAIAGGELAAQSFQQDQAPRLVTVDLIPESGSASGYAWSSAKPPPIRLSSQTSVSASIELRTQSPFDLVLGR, from the coding sequence ATGAAGTTCCGCTACCAGGCGCTCCAGCGCAAGCGGGAGCCGGACGAGCTCGACGCCGCCGTCATGCTCGCGGCCCCGCGCGGCTGGATCGCCGTCTTCGTCGTGCTCATCGTGATGGTCGGAGCCTGTGTGTGGGCGGTCCTGGCCCGGCTCGACGTCACCGTCTCCGCGCCGGGCGTCCTGACCCACCCCGGCGGCACCAGCCAGGTCCAGAGCCCGTACACCGGCATGGCACAGGACCTCCTGGTCCGCCCCGCCGACGAGGTCCGCGCCGGGCAGCCCGTCGCCCGCCTCGCCGACCCGTCCGGGGAGATCCGTACGATCACCAGCCCGTTCGCCGGCAAGATCATCAGCGCCACGCTCACCACCGGCCAGTTCGTCCCGGCCGGCGCCACCGTCGCCACCGTCGAACGCACCGACCTCCCCGGCGACCGCCTCGTCGCGCTCGTCTTCGTACCCGCCGACCGGGCCGCCCGCCTGGTGCCCGGCCGCCCCGTCGACCTGAACGTGTCGACCGCGCCCCCGGCCGTCTACGGGCTGCTGCGCGGCACGGTCACCCGGGTCGACCCGTACCCGCTGACCCGCGAGGGCCTCGCGGCGATCGCCGGCGGCGAACTGGCCGCCCAGAGCTTCCAGCAGGACCAGGCCCCGCGCCTGGTCACCGTCGACCTGATCCCCGAATCGGGCTCCGCCTCCGGCTACGCCTGGAGCTCCGCCAAGCCTCCGCCCATCCGGCTCAGCTCGCAGACCTCCGTGTCCGCATCCATCGAGCTGCGCACCCAGTCGCCGTTCGACCTGGTGCTGGGGCGCTGA
- a CDS encoding NHLP family bacteriocin export ABC transporter peptidase/permease/ATPase subunit yields MSDTKTRPPVAASRRDARRTKRTAARNRRWARRRAHRVPTVLQMESVECGAASLSMILAHYGRHVPLEELRALCGVSRDGARASSVLAAARSFGLVAKGFQAETDQLEEKLRSGPVIIFWAFQHFMVVEGITTRFGRTQVAVNDPASGPRLMEWSAFDSGYTGIVLTFERGPDFTPGGRRSSTAAALLDRRLPSGRALPLVLLASLLLVVPGIVGAAYSRVFLDRVLVSDSPTAVLPLILAMAVTALMVFVLTSVQQHYLLRMEIRTGLVASARFFRHLLRLPIEFFLQRRPAEVARRVASNDTVAMILSRDVAATTINIALVVFYGGLMVRYDVLLGLLGLATAAFNVLVLQLVSRSRKDAVDALRADRGNLIGTTFATLSTIESVKATGAEPDAFTRWAGFLAKVTTAQQRLGQTTAVLTVLPPLLAVVNIGVMLLVGGLRVADGTLSVGILVTFQTLLAALSRPVTQLTNLGSRLQEMNADLKRIHDVEKYPQARGFQPAASARGALTDDATAGRPDAPANRLDGELTLNEVTFGYGPLSDPVVTALTLTVTPGSRTAIVGGSGSGKSTVGRLVTGLYEPRSGQILISGQPREEIPRTVLAASMAYVDQDVALFAGTVRDNLTLWDDTVPDEVVLAALQDAAVFDEVMSRPGGINAKVCEQGSNFSGGQRQRLELARALAARPTLLVLDEATSALDPATERTVMDNLRRRGCACLIIAHRLSAVRDADEIIVLDRGVIAERGTHDELLTAQGRYAALFDSSRSEEKDTL; encoded by the coding sequence ATGAGCGACACGAAGACCCGACCCCCCGTGGCCGCCTCCCGCCGGGACGCCCGCCGCACCAAGCGCACCGCGGCCCGCAACCGCCGCTGGGCCCGGCGCCGCGCGCACCGGGTGCCCACCGTCCTGCAGATGGAATCGGTGGAGTGCGGCGCGGCCAGTCTGTCGATGATCCTCGCCCACTACGGGCGCCACGTCCCGCTGGAGGAGCTGCGCGCCCTGTGCGGCGTCTCCCGGGACGGCGCCCGCGCGAGTTCCGTGCTGGCCGCGGCCCGCTCGTTCGGGCTCGTCGCCAAGGGCTTCCAGGCGGAGACCGACCAGCTGGAGGAGAAGCTCCGCAGCGGGCCGGTCATCATCTTCTGGGCATTCCAGCACTTCATGGTGGTCGAGGGCATCACCACCCGGTTCGGACGCACCCAGGTCGCCGTCAACGACCCGGCCAGCGGCCCCCGCCTGATGGAGTGGTCCGCGTTCGACTCCGGGTACACCGGCATCGTCCTCACCTTCGAACGCGGCCCCGACTTCACGCCCGGCGGCCGCCGCAGCAGCACCGCCGCCGCCCTCCTGGACCGCCGCCTGCCGTCCGGGCGCGCCCTGCCCCTGGTCCTGCTGGCCAGCCTGCTGCTGGTGGTGCCGGGCATCGTCGGGGCCGCCTACTCGCGGGTCTTCCTCGACCGCGTGCTCGTCTCGGACTCGCCCACGGCCGTGCTGCCCCTGATCCTGGCGATGGCCGTCACCGCGCTGATGGTCTTCGTCCTCACCTCCGTGCAGCAGCACTACCTGCTGCGCATGGAGATCCGTACCGGGCTGGTGGCGTCGGCGCGCTTCTTCCGCCATCTGCTGCGGCTGCCCATCGAGTTCTTCCTGCAGCGCCGCCCGGCCGAGGTCGCCCGGCGCGTCGCGAGCAACGACACCGTCGCGATGATCCTCTCGCGCGACGTCGCCGCCACCACCATCAACATCGCGCTCGTCGTCTTCTACGGCGGCCTGATGGTCCGCTACGACGTCCTGCTCGGCCTGCTGGGCCTGGCCACCGCCGCCTTCAACGTGCTGGTCCTGCAACTGGTGTCGCGCTCCCGCAAGGACGCCGTGGACGCGCTGCGCGCCGACCGCGGCAACCTGATCGGCACCACCTTCGCGACCCTCTCCACGATCGAGTCCGTCAAGGCGACCGGCGCCGAGCCCGACGCCTTCACCCGCTGGGCCGGCTTCCTCGCCAAGGTCACCACCGCCCAGCAGCGGCTCGGACAGACCACCGCGGTACTGACGGTCCTGCCGCCCCTGCTGGCCGTCGTCAACATCGGCGTCATGCTGCTCGTCGGCGGCCTGCGGGTGGCCGACGGCACCCTCAGCGTCGGCATCCTCGTCACCTTCCAGACCCTGCTGGCGGCCCTCAGCCGCCCCGTCACCCAGCTCACCAACCTGGGCAGCCGGCTCCAGGAGATGAACGCCGACCTCAAGCGCATCCACGACGTGGAGAAGTACCCGCAGGCCCGGGGCTTCCAGCCCGCCGCATCCGCACGGGGCGCCCTGACGGACGACGCCACCGCCGGCCGGCCCGACGCCCCGGCCAACCGGCTCGACGGCGAACTCACCCTGAACGAGGTCACCTTCGGGTACGGCCCGCTCTCCGACCCCGTCGTCACCGCGCTCACCCTCACCGTCACCCCCGGTTCCCGCACCGCGATCGTCGGCGGCTCCGGCAGCGGCAAGTCCACCGTGGGCCGGCTCGTGACCGGCCTGTACGAGCCGCGCTCGGGGCAGATCCTCATCAGCGGACAGCCCCGCGAGGAGATCCCCCGCACCGTCCTCGCCGCCTCCATGGCCTACGTCGACCAGGACGTCGCGCTCTTCGCCGGCACGGTCCGCGACAACCTGACCCTGTGGGACGACACCGTGCCCGACGAGGTCGTCCTCGCCGCCCTCCAGGACGCCGCCGTCTTCGACGAGGTCATGTCCCGGCCCGGCGGCATCAACGCCAAGGTGTGCGAACAGGGCAGCAACTTCAGCGGCGGCCAGCGCCAGCGCCTGGAACTCGCCCGCGCGCTCGCCGCCCGCCCCACCCTGCTCGTCCTCGACGAGGCCACCAGCGCGCTCGACCCGGCCACCGAGCGCACCGTCATGGACAACCTGCGCCGTCGCGGCTGCGCCTGCCTGATCATCGCCCACCGGCTGTCGGCCGTGCGCGACGCCGACGAGATCATCGTGCTCGACCGGGGCGTCATCGCCGAACGCGGCACGCACGACGAACTGCTGACCGCCCAGGGCCGCTACGCCGCCCTGTTCGACTCCAGCCGCTCCGAGGAGAAGGACACCCTGTGA
- a CDS encoding NHLP bacteriocin export ABC transporter permease/ATPase subunit, with the protein MSTPSAAAGPARTVCLDDPATLLYVESGAADLFAVDRGRDGGDGEEHGRRYFLCRAEAGMLVVCGTGGESRHTVIARPVLDARLTRLPLSLLDQIRQGRATLPRSAGDGPAGLDHARLLAGLTAGLTALAEALPGALAPRQFTSLNTTDATALDKGDVARSVDGVQFVRVESGLLDPGDPATEGAAEGPDGEEDTGALEPVGPGAELVLTEQDWVRARGPARLATASLLSVYREGRLTEALTEHSARLRATVDHRIAVHRARERAELAARRAQDGRVLSSAVRTFDAVLHDTGTRLKLADVADDEPMLAAVRLVASRQGFSVRPPLRSPGPGRRSPAADLRAIALASGFRTRGIRLEGRWWTRDVGPVVGYHVTGRPVALLPLGHGYVLVDQGSVSLLDAETAGRLRPAAVVLYRPLPAAVRDVPSLLRFGLSPSLGHGRDLARLALTGVLVALIGLIIPVMTGKVLGEFVADANRNLIVQGSLVVIGSGLVTAALSVVQNLAVLRLESRTGAAMQAGLWNRLLSLPAAFFTRYSTGELGTTVLGVTAAQELLSGMLTTATLALLTGLANLALVFWYDLTLALVAAGLTAVGVLFAAAAGRLQLRWARNEYTHEQAMSAMVFQMLTAMPKLRVAAAEERAFAEWTRLAARGHGLSARVRRVQNSVTTFNAGFPLVCSAVVFGVTAGPLHGEVPLAVFLPFFAAFNLLLSAGLQFTASAVTAIGTVPMLERLKPILEAEPENDGTKVDPGDLSGRIAVSHLSFRYGQDGPLVLDDVSLAVSPGEFIAVVGASGSGKSTLLRLLLGFETPMSGSLLYDGQDLAELDVSAVRRQCGVVLQNGALQAGDILANIVGSGGHTLDDAWAAAEMTGLADDIRAMPMSMNTVLSEGTNTLSGGQRQRLMIARALVARPRLVFFDEATSALDNPTQGLVAESTRRLNATRIVIAHRLSTVVDADRIVVMDRGRIVQQGTYEELMADADGLFARLAGPQMSDAANRS; encoded by the coding sequence GTGAGCACTCCCTCCGCCGCGGCCGGCCCCGCCCGGACCGTCTGCCTGGACGACCCCGCGACCCTGCTGTACGTGGAATCCGGCGCGGCCGACCTGTTCGCGGTGGACCGCGGACGGGACGGCGGCGACGGCGAGGAGCACGGCCGGCGCTACTTCCTGTGCCGCGCCGAGGCCGGCATGCTCGTGGTGTGCGGCACCGGCGGCGAGAGCCGCCACACCGTCATCGCCCGGCCCGTGCTCGACGCCCGGCTCACCCGGCTGCCGCTGTCCCTCCTCGACCAGATACGCCAGGGCCGGGCCACCCTGCCCCGGTCGGCCGGCGACGGTCCCGCCGGGCTCGACCACGCCCGGCTCCTCGCCGGCCTCACCGCCGGGCTCACCGCCCTCGCCGAAGCACTCCCCGGCGCCCTCGCGCCCCGCCAGTTCACGTCCCTGAACACCACCGACGCCACCGCACTCGACAAGGGCGACGTGGCCCGCTCCGTCGACGGGGTGCAGTTCGTCCGCGTGGAGTCCGGCCTCCTCGACCCGGGCGACCCGGCCACCGAGGGCGCCGCCGAGGGCCCTGACGGGGAGGAGGACACCGGTGCGCTGGAGCCCGTCGGCCCCGGCGCCGAGCTGGTCCTGACCGAGCAGGACTGGGTCCGGGCCCGCGGCCCCGCCCGTCTCGCCACCGCCTCCCTCCTCTCCGTCTACCGGGAGGGCCGGCTGACGGAGGCGCTGACCGAGCACTCCGCCCGGCTGCGCGCCACCGTCGACCACCGCATCGCCGTCCATCGGGCCCGCGAGCGCGCAGAGCTCGCCGCGCGCCGCGCCCAGGACGGCAGGGTCCTGTCGTCCGCCGTCCGCACCTTCGACGCGGTCCTGCACGACACCGGCACCCGTCTGAAGCTCGCGGACGTCGCCGACGACGAGCCGATGCTCGCCGCGGTCCGGCTGGTCGCCTCCCGGCAGGGCTTCTCGGTCCGCCCGCCGCTCCGGAGCCCCGGCCCGGGCCGCCGCAGCCCCGCCGCGGACCTGCGGGCCATCGCCCTCGCCTCCGGCTTCCGCACCCGGGGCATCCGGCTGGAGGGCCGCTGGTGGACCCGCGACGTGGGGCCGGTGGTCGGCTACCACGTCACGGGCCGGCCCGTCGCGCTGCTGCCCCTCGGCCACGGCTACGTCCTCGTCGACCAGGGCAGCGTCTCCCTGCTCGACGCCGAGACGGCCGGCCGGCTGCGGCCCGCCGCCGTCGTGCTGTACCGGCCGCTGCCCGCGGCCGTGCGCGACGTCCCCAGCCTGCTGAGGTTCGGCCTCTCGCCCTCCCTGGGGCACGGCCGGGACCTGGCCCGGCTCGCGCTCACCGGCGTGCTCGTCGCCCTGATCGGCCTGATCATCCCGGTCATGACCGGCAAGGTGCTCGGCGAGTTCGTGGCCGACGCCAACCGGAACCTGATCGTGCAGGGGTCCCTGGTCGTCATCGGCTCGGGCCTGGTGACCGCCGCGCTGTCCGTCGTACAGAACCTCGCCGTCCTACGGCTGGAGAGCCGCACCGGCGCCGCCATGCAGGCCGGGCTGTGGAACCGGCTGCTGTCCCTGCCGGCCGCGTTCTTCACCCGTTACTCCACCGGCGAGCTGGGCACCACCGTGCTCGGTGTCACCGCCGCCCAGGAACTCCTGTCCGGGATGCTCACCACGGCCACGCTGGCCCTGCTGACCGGCCTCGCCAACCTGGCCCTCGTCTTCTGGTACGACCTGACGCTGGCCCTGGTCGCCGCCGGCCTCACGGCCGTCGGCGTGCTGTTCGCCGCGGCGGCCGGCCGGCTCCAACTGCGGTGGGCGCGCAACGAGTACACGCACGAGCAGGCGATGTCCGCGATGGTCTTCCAGATGCTCACCGCCATGCCGAAACTGCGGGTGGCCGCCGCCGAGGAGCGGGCCTTCGCCGAGTGGACCCGGCTGGCCGCCCGCGGCCACGGCCTGTCCGCCCGCGTCCGCCGGGTGCAGAACAGCGTGACGACCTTCAACGCCGGCTTCCCGCTGGTGTGTTCGGCGGTCGTCTTCGGCGTGACCGCGGGCCCCCTGCACGGGGAGGTCCCGCTCGCCGTCTTCCTGCCGTTCTTCGCGGCCTTCAACCTGCTGCTCTCGGCGGGCCTGCAGTTCACCGCCTCCGCCGTGACCGCCATCGGCACCGTCCCGATGCTGGAGCGGCTGAAGCCCATCCTCGAAGCGGAGCCGGAGAACGACGGCACCAAGGTCGACCCCGGCGACCTGTCGGGCCGGATCGCCGTCTCGCACCTGTCGTTCCGCTACGGCCAGGACGGTCCGCTCGTCCTCGACGACGTCAGCCTCGCGGTGTCCCCGGGCGAGTTCATCGCCGTCGTCGGCGCCTCCGGCAGCGGCAAGTCCACCCTGCTGCGGCTGCTGCTCGGCTTCGAGACCCCCATGTCCGGCAGCCTGCTGTACGACGGGCAGGACCTCGCCGAGCTGGACGTCTCGGCGGTCCGCCGGCAGTGCGGAGTGGTACTTCAGAACGGCGCGCTCCAGGCCGGCGACATCCTCGCCAACATCGTCGGCTCCGGCGGCCACACCCTCGACGACGCCTGGGCGGCCGCCGAGATGACGGGCCTGGCCGACGACATCCGGGCCATGCCGATGAGCATGAACACCGTGCTCTCCGAGGGCACCAACACCCTCTCCGGCGGCCAGCGCCAGCGCCTCATGATCGCCCGCGCCCTGGTGGCCCGGCCGCGCCTGGTCTTCTTCGACGAGGCCACCAGCGCCCTCGACAACCCCACGCAGGGCCTGGTCGCCGAGAGCACGCGCCGCTTGAACGCCACCCGGATCGTCATCGCGCACCGGCTGTCCACCGTGGTCGACGCGGACCGCATCGTGGTCATGGACCGGGGCCGGATCGTCCAGCAGGGCACGTACGAGGAGCTCATGGCGGACGCGGACGGACTCTTCGCCCGGCTGGCGGGCCCGCAGATGTCCGATGCCGCCAACAGGTCCTGA
- a CDS encoding immunity 49 family protein, translating to MIVLRQDYPQDAMAAVVPVMEVSLSDSLKEIETSHVSRSGALAESLNVALVRCVGDPDAVMLETWESWLLAMQVHTAVFAAAVPGGEAVTCKIRQEERHLATTGPQTYLNADTWLDAFYLAVVCREAARLDMLARIPVSLLRDFGGALDEYTYAWVETLQSFWLRRDDLRTHLVRAVDLSAPEKARVVDAETMGKLRYPPIMMLYRYLRNDAAGFNEALADAVRWHKEYWTADEDRSQNIQGVVALAPLAIACLAKANGIAVETESGYLPEALLDFAWRGEFDA from the coding sequence GTGATCGTGCTGCGCCAGGACTATCCGCAAGACGCGATGGCGGCGGTGGTGCCCGTCATGGAGGTGTCGCTGTCCGATTCCCTGAAGGAGATCGAGACCTCGCACGTGTCCCGGTCGGGCGCGCTCGCGGAGTCGCTGAACGTCGCCCTGGTGCGCTGCGTCGGGGACCCGGACGCCGTCATGCTGGAGACCTGGGAGTCCTGGCTGCTGGCCATGCAGGTCCACACGGCCGTCTTCGCCGCGGCCGTACCCGGCGGGGAGGCGGTCACCTGCAAGATCCGCCAGGAGGAGCGCCACCTCGCCACCACCGGGCCGCAGACCTACCTCAACGCGGACACCTGGCTCGACGCCTTCTACCTGGCGGTCGTCTGCCGCGAAGCGGCCCGCCTCGACATGCTGGCCCGGATCCCGGTGTCGCTGCTGCGCGACTTCGGCGGCGCGCTGGACGAGTACACCTACGCCTGGGTGGAGACCCTCCAGAGCTTCTGGCTCCGCCGCGACGACCTGCGCACGCACCTGGTCCGCGCCGTGGACCTGAGCGCGCCGGAGAAGGCACGCGTCGTCGACGCGGAGACCATGGGCAAGCTCCGGTACCCGCCGATCATGATGCTCTACCGCTACCTGCGCAACGACGCCGCCGGCTTCAACGAGGCCCTGGCCGACGCGGTCCGCTGGCACAAGGAGTACTGGACCGCGGACGAGGACCGCTCCCAGAACATCCAGGGCGTCGTGGCCCTCGCCCCCCTGGCGATCGCCTGCCTGGCGAAGGCGAACGGCATCGCGGTCGAGACCGAGTCCGGCTACCTCCCCGAGGCGCTCCTGGACTTCGCCTGGCGCGGCGAATTCGACGCGTGA
- a CDS encoding DUF6507 family protein has product MTSWDIKPQGVQSQLKLTGERAGDLEKALNKLMSDMSEAAYAAGTAIPGSAAKVPSPAMQGPVATGQVPLSHRGSTGPVGAALSQYLEKRQTDLTAMVNRIQAAVLGAAKATNEYVQGDLEAAKEAQDAAKSVRLDQLKDAAGGAK; this is encoded by the coding sequence ATGACGTCGTGGGACATCAAGCCGCAGGGTGTGCAGAGCCAGCTCAAGCTCACCGGTGAGCGGGCGGGTGATCTGGAGAAGGCGCTGAACAAGCTGATGTCGGACATGTCGGAGGCCGCGTACGCGGCCGGCACGGCGATTCCCGGCTCGGCGGCCAAGGTGCCCTCGCCCGCCATGCAGGGGCCGGTGGCGACGGGGCAGGTGCCCCTGTCGCACCGGGGCAGCACGGGCCCGGTGGGCGCGGCGCTCAGCCAGTACCTGGAGAAGCGGCAGACGGACCTCACGGCCATGGTCAACCGCATCCAGGCCGCGGTCCTGGGCGCGGCCAAGGCGACGAACGAGTACGTCCAGGGCGACCTGGAAGCGGCCAAGGAGGCCCAGGACGCGGCGAAGAGCGTGCGCCTGGACCAGCTGAAGGACGCCGCGGGAGGCGCCAAGTGA
- a CDS encoding pore-forming ESAT-6 family protein: MAGDTDRRSYDVGASTEAQGNIQVVIGQLEQVIAAREAQVTAAMSDFAADGVADDYHAKELRWKNASQEVKNIIRLLKTTLEKNDATAHQTLARAKAAVDNIG, translated from the coding sequence ATGGCCGGTGACACGGACCGTCGGTCCTACGACGTGGGTGCGTCGACCGAGGCACAGGGCAACATCCAGGTGGTCATCGGCCAGCTGGAGCAGGTGATCGCGGCACGCGAGGCGCAGGTGACCGCGGCGATGTCGGACTTCGCCGCGGACGGCGTGGCGGACGACTACCACGCCAAGGAACTGCGGTGGAAGAACGCCTCGCAAGAGGTGAAGAACATCATCCGGCTGCTCAAGACGACGCTGGAGAAGAACGACGCGACGGCGCACCAGACGCTGGCGCGGGCCAAGGCCGCGGTCGACAACATCGGCTGA